A stretch of Mesoplodon densirostris isolate mMesDen1 chromosome 9, mMesDen1 primary haplotype, whole genome shotgun sequence DNA encodes these proteins:
- the FASTK gene encoding fas-activated serine/threonine kinase isoform X8: MLRVLLSAQASSARLSGLLLLPQVQPYCLGPGKWGDRPPGGAPHAVPVQGLQRLLEQARSPGELLRWLGQNPTKVRAHHYPVALRRLGQLLGSQPRPPPVEQATLQDLSQLIIRNCPSFDIHTIHVCLHLAVLLGFPSDGPLVCALEQEQRFRLPPKPPPPLQPVLRAGLRLEAALSCPRFQRHPQHHLIRSLAEARPEELTPHVMVLLAQHLARHRLREPQLLEAIAHFLVAQEAELNSKVMGCSCSAGGTEVGPALWATELPASGTAVYALPREDPGSGSRGGPPGNCQHLDVTVPAAVSALPSPALCFFPRFHQPHQWHPSRPDCAALPLPARHGRGAGAPRISGSPPSPKATSAHLPPATHHRPCPLQVQSQGHSSRGAAPAAGGGEVSAGPDRASRLLHSSFSPCPADFLLCVSSSGAVLPVRTQDPFLPYPPRSCPYTTRDPAQSRLLLLQGGTDAAGTLAFLPGWQSAAGLTGPAGAASGPDGLPAPAATLRGTGVTERPAPAQELPEAEAPGPGPPLGA, translated from the exons ATGCTTCGAGTCCTGCTCTCTGCCCAGGCCTCCAGTGCTCGGCTGTCTGGCCTGCTGCTGCTCCCACAAGTACAGCCCTACTGTCTGGGGCCCGGCAAATGGGGAGACCGGCCTCCTGGAGGAGCCCCCCATGCAGTCCCTGTGCAGGGGTTGCAGCGGCTTCTGGAACAGGCGAGGAGCCCTGGGGAGCTGCTGCGCTGGCTGGGCCAGAACCCCACCAAGGTGCGCGCCCACCACTACCCTGTGGCACTTCGTCGCCTGGGCCAGCTCTTGGGGTCTCAGCCACGACCCCCTCCTGTGGAGCAGGCCACACTTCAGGACTTGAGTCAGCTCATCATCCGAAACTGCCCCTCCTTTGACATTCACACCATCCACGTGTGTCTGCACCTTGCAGTCTTACTTG GCTTCCCATCAGATGGGCCCCTGGTGTGTGCCCTGGAGCAGGAGCAAAGGTTCCGCCTCCCTCCGAAGCCGCCTCCCCCTCTGCAGCCTGTCCTTCGCGCTGGGCTAAGGTTGGAAGCTGCTCTCAGCTGCCCCCGTTTCCAGCGGCATCCACAGCATCACCTCATCCGCAGCCTGGCAG AGGCCAGGCCAGAGGAACTGACGCCCCACGTGATGGTGCTCCTGGCCCAGCACTTGGCCCGCCACCGGTTGCGGGAGCCCCAGCTTCTGGAAGCCATTGCCCACTTCCTGGTGGCCCAGGAAGCCGAGCTCAACAGCAAG GTGATGGGCTGCTCTTGCTCCGCAGGTGGTACAGAAGTTGGTCCTGCCCTTTGGGCGACTGAACTACCTGCCTCTGGAACAGCAGTTTATGCCCTGCCTCGAGAGGATCCTGGCTCGGGAAGCAGGGGTGGCCCCCCTGGCAACTGTCAACATCTTGATGTCACTGTGCCAGCTGCGGTGTCTGCCCTTCCGAGCCCTGCactttgttttttccccaggTTTCATCAGCCACATCAGTG GCACCCCTCACGCCCTGATTGTGCGGCGCTACCTCTCCCTGCTAGACACGGCCGTGGAGCTGGAGCTCCCAGGATATCGGGGTCCCCGCCTTCCCCGAAGGCAACAAGTGCCCATCTTCCCCCAGCCACTCATCACCGACCGTGCCCGTTGCAAGTACAG TCACAAGGACATAGTAGCCGAGGGGCTGCGCCAGCTGCTGGGGGAGGAGAAGTATCGGCAGGACCTGACCGTGCCTCCAGGCTACTGCACAG CTCTTTCTCTCCATGCCCTGCAGACTTCCTGCTCTGTGTCAGCAGCTCTGGGGCTGTGCTCCCCGTGAGAACCCAGGACCCCTTCCTACCGTATCCTCCCCGGTCCTGTCCCTACACAACCCGTGACCCTGCCCAAAG TCGCTTACTTCTCCTCCAGGGTGGTACTGATGCTGCGGGAACGCTGGCATTTCTGCCGGGATGGCAGAGTGCTGCTGGGCTCACGGGCCCTGCGGGAGCGGCATCTGGGCCTGATGGGCTACCAGCTCCTGCCG CTACCCTTCGAGGAACTGGAGTCACAGAGAGGCCTGCCCCAGCTCAAGAGCTACCTGAGGCAGAAGCTCCAGGCCCTGGGCCTCCGCTGGGGGCCTGA
- the FASTK gene encoding fas-activated serine/threonine kinase isoform X4: MRRPRGELGPRASRPTEGATCAGPGEPWSPSPNAMLRVLLSAQASSARLSGLLLLPQVQPYCLGPGKWGDRPPGGAPHAVPVQGLQRLLEQARSPGELLRWLGQNPTKVRAHHYPVALRRLGQLLGSQPRPPPVEQATLQDLSQLIIRNCPSFDIHTIHVCLHLAVLLGFPSDGPLVCALEQEQRFRLPPKPPPPLQPVLRAGLRLEAALSCPRFQRHPQHHLIRSLAEARPEELTPHVMVLLAQHLARHRLREPQLLEAIAHFLVAQEAELNSKVMGCSCSAGGTEVGPALWATELPASGTAVYALPREDPGSGSRGGPPGNCQHLDVTVPAAVSALPSPALCFFPRFHQPHQWHPSRPDCAALPLPARHGRGAGAPRISGSPPSPKATSAHLPPATHHRPCPLQVQSQGHSSRGAAPAAGGGEVSAGPDRASRLLHSSFSPCPADFLLCVSSSGAVLPVRTQDPFLPYPPRSCPYTTRDPAQSRLLLLQGGTDAAGTLAFLPGWQSAAGLTGPAGAASGPDGLPAPAATLRGTGVTERPAPAQELPEAEAPGPGPPLGA; encoded by the exons ATGAGGAGGCCGCGGGGGGAGCTCGGCCCCCGGGCCTCGAGACCGACAGAGGGAGCGACCTGCGCGGGGCCTGGGGAGCCAT GGTCTCCATCACCCAACGCCATGCTTCGAGTCCTGCTCTCTGCCCAGGCCTCCAGTGCTCGGCTGTCTGGCCTGCTGCTGCTCCCACAAGTACAGCCCTACTGTCTGGGGCCCGGCAAATGGGGAGACCGGCCTCCTGGAGGAGCCCCCCATGCAGTCCCTGTGCAGGGGTTGCAGCGGCTTCTGGAACAGGCGAGGAGCCCTGGGGAGCTGCTGCGCTGGCTGGGCCAGAACCCCACCAAGGTGCGCGCCCACCACTACCCTGTGGCACTTCGTCGCCTGGGCCAGCTCTTGGGGTCTCAGCCACGACCCCCTCCTGTGGAGCAGGCCACACTTCAGGACTTGAGTCAGCTCATCATCCGAAACTGCCCCTCCTTTGACATTCACACCATCCACGTGTGTCTGCACCTTGCAGTCTTACTTG GCTTCCCATCAGATGGGCCCCTGGTGTGTGCCCTGGAGCAGGAGCAAAGGTTCCGCCTCCCTCCGAAGCCGCCTCCCCCTCTGCAGCCTGTCCTTCGCGCTGGGCTAAGGTTGGAAGCTGCTCTCAGCTGCCCCCGTTTCCAGCGGCATCCACAGCATCACCTCATCCGCAGCCTGGCAG AGGCCAGGCCAGAGGAACTGACGCCCCACGTGATGGTGCTCCTGGCCCAGCACTTGGCCCGCCACCGGTTGCGGGAGCCCCAGCTTCTGGAAGCCATTGCCCACTTCCTGGTGGCCCAGGAAGCCGAGCTCAACAGCAAG GTGATGGGCTGCTCTTGCTCCGCAGGTGGTACAGAAGTTGGTCCTGCCCTTTGGGCGACTGAACTACCTGCCTCTGGAACAGCAGTTTATGCCCTGCCTCGAGAGGATCCTGGCTCGGGAAGCAGGGGTGGCCCCCCTGGCAACTGTCAACATCTTGATGTCACTGTGCCAGCTGCGGTGTCTGCCCTTCCGAGCCCTGCactttgttttttccccaggTTTCATCAGCCACATCAGTG GCACCCCTCACGCCCTGATTGTGCGGCGCTACCTCTCCCTGCTAGACACGGCCGTGGAGCTGGAGCTCCCAGGATATCGGGGTCCCCGCCTTCCCCGAAGGCAACAAGTGCCCATCTTCCCCCAGCCACTCATCACCGACCGTGCCCGTTGCAAGTACAG TCACAAGGACATAGTAGCCGAGGGGCTGCGCCAGCTGCTGGGGGAGGAGAAGTATCGGCAGGACCTGACCGTGCCTCCAGGCTACTGCACAG CTCTTTCTCTCCATGCCCTGCAGACTTCCTGCTCTGTGTCAGCAGCTCTGGGGCTGTGCTCCCCGTGAGAACCCAGGACCCCTTCCTACCGTATCCTCCCCGGTCCTGTCCCTACACAACCCGTGACCCTGCCCAAAG TCGCTTACTTCTCCTCCAGGGTGGTACTGATGCTGCGGGAACGCTGGCATTTCTGCCGGGATGGCAGAGTGCTGCTGGGCTCACGGGCCCTGCGGGAGCGGCATCTGGGCCTGATGGGCTACCAGCTCCTGCCG CTACCCTTCGAGGAACTGGAGTCACAGAGAGGCCTGCCCCAGCTCAAGAGCTACCTGAGGCAGAAGCTCCAGGCCCTGGGCCTCCGCTGGGGGCCTGA
- the FASTK gene encoding fas-activated serine/threonine kinase isoform X6: MRRPRGELGPRASRPTEGATCAGPGEPWSPSPNAMLRVLLSAQASSARLSGLLLLPQVQPYCLGPGKWGDRPPGGAPHAVPVQGLQRLLEQARSPGELLRWLGQNPTKVRAHHYPVALRRLGQLLGSQPRPPPVEQATLQDLSQLIIRNCPSFDIHTIHVCLHLAVLLGFPSDGPLVCALEQEQRFRLPPKPPPPLQPVLRAGLRLEAALSCPRFQRHPQHHLIRSLAEARPEELTPHVMVLLAQHLARHRLREPQLLEAIAHFLVAQEAELNSKVVQKLVLPFGRLNYLPLEQQFMPCLERILAREAGVAPLATVNILMSLCQLRCLPFRALHFVFSPGFISHISGTPHALIVRRYLSLLDTAVELELPGYRGPRLPRRQQVPIFPQPLITDRARCKYSHKDIVAEGLRQLLGEEKYRQDLTVPPGYCTDFLLCVSSSGAVLPVRTQDPFLPYPPRSCPYTTRDPAQSRLLLLQGGTDAAGTLAFLPGWQSAAGLTGPAGAASGPDGLPAPAATLRGTGVTERPAPAQELPEAEAPGPGPPLGA; the protein is encoded by the exons ATGAGGAGGCCGCGGGGGGAGCTCGGCCCCCGGGCCTCGAGACCGACAGAGGGAGCGACCTGCGCGGGGCCTGGGGAGCCAT GGTCTCCATCACCCAACGCCATGCTTCGAGTCCTGCTCTCTGCCCAGGCCTCCAGTGCTCGGCTGTCTGGCCTGCTGCTGCTCCCACAAGTACAGCCCTACTGTCTGGGGCCCGGCAAATGGGGAGACCGGCCTCCTGGAGGAGCCCCCCATGCAGTCCCTGTGCAGGGGTTGCAGCGGCTTCTGGAACAGGCGAGGAGCCCTGGGGAGCTGCTGCGCTGGCTGGGCCAGAACCCCACCAAGGTGCGCGCCCACCACTACCCTGTGGCACTTCGTCGCCTGGGCCAGCTCTTGGGGTCTCAGCCACGACCCCCTCCTGTGGAGCAGGCCACACTTCAGGACTTGAGTCAGCTCATCATCCGAAACTGCCCCTCCTTTGACATTCACACCATCCACGTGTGTCTGCACCTTGCAGTCTTACTTG GCTTCCCATCAGATGGGCCCCTGGTGTGTGCCCTGGAGCAGGAGCAAAGGTTCCGCCTCCCTCCGAAGCCGCCTCCCCCTCTGCAGCCTGTCCTTCGCGCTGGGCTAAGGTTGGAAGCTGCTCTCAGCTGCCCCCGTTTCCAGCGGCATCCACAGCATCACCTCATCCGCAGCCTGGCAG AGGCCAGGCCAGAGGAACTGACGCCCCACGTGATGGTGCTCCTGGCCCAGCACTTGGCCCGCCACCGGTTGCGGGAGCCCCAGCTTCTGGAAGCCATTGCCCACTTCCTGGTGGCCCAGGAAGCCGAGCTCAACAGCAAG GTGGTACAGAAGTTGGTCCTGCCCTTTGGGCGACTGAACTACCTGCCTCTGGAACAGCAGTTTATGCCCTGCCTCGAGAGGATCCTGGCTCGGGAAGCAGGGGTGGCCCCCCTGGCAACTGTCAACATCTTGATGTCACTGTGCCAGCTGCGGTGTCTGCCCTTCCGAGCCCTGCactttgttttttccccaggTTTCATCAGCCACATCAGTG GCACCCCTCACGCCCTGATTGTGCGGCGCTACCTCTCCCTGCTAGACACGGCCGTGGAGCTGGAGCTCCCAGGATATCGGGGTCCCCGCCTTCCCCGAAGGCAACAAGTGCCCATCTTCCCCCAGCCACTCATCACCGACCGTGCCCGTTGCAAGTACAG TCACAAGGACATAGTAGCCGAGGGGCTGCGCCAGCTGCTGGGGGAGGAGAAGTATCGGCAGGACCTGACCGTGCCTCCAGGCTACTGCACAG ACTTCCTGCTCTGTGTCAGCAGCTCTGGGGCTGTGCTCCCCGTGAGAACCCAGGACCCCTTCCTACCGTATCCTCCCCGGTCCTGTCCCTACACAACCCGTGACCCTGCCCAAAG TCGCTTACTTCTCCTCCAGGGTGGTACTGATGCTGCGGGAACGCTGGCATTTCTGCCGGGATGGCAGAGTGCTGCTGGGCTCACGGGCCCTGCGGGAGCGGCATCTGGGCCTGATGGGCTACCAGCTCCTGCCG CTACCCTTCGAGGAACTGGAGTCACAGAGAGGCCTGCCCCAGCTCAAGAGCTACCTGAGGCAGAAGCTCCAGGCCCTGGGCCTCCGCTGGGGGCCTGA
- the FASTK gene encoding fas-activated serine/threonine kinase isoform X9 — protein MHVELPCKYPYAEHTEGLRVLFQRMEEGREGRVGKWSRTVTEKGSPSPNAMLRVLLSAQASSARLSGLLLLPQVQPYCLGPGKWGDRPPGGAPHAVPVQGLQRLLEQARSPGELLRWLGQNPTKVRAHHYPVALRRLGQLLGSQPRPPPVEQATLQDLSQLIIRNCPSFDIHTIHVCLHLAVLLGFPSDGPLVCALEQEQRFRLPPKPPPPLQPVLRAGLRLEAALSCPRFQRHPQHHLIRSLAEARPEELTPHVMVLLAQHLARHRLREPQLLEAIAHFLVAQEAELNSKVMGCSCSAGGTEVGPALWATELPASGTAVYALPREDPGSGSRGGPPGNCQHLDVTVPAAVSALPSPALCFFPRFHQPHQWHPSRPDCAALPLPARHGRGAGAPRISGSPPSPKATSAHLPPATHHRPCPLQVQSQGHSSRGAAPAAGGGEVSAGPDRASRLLHSSFSPCPADFLLCVSSSGAVLPVRTQDPFLPYPPRSCPYTTRDPAQSYPSRNWSHREACPSSRAT, from the exons ATGCATGTGGAATTGCCTTGTAAATACCCCTACGCTGAGCACACTGAAGGATTACGAGTGCTGTTTCAAAGGATGGAAGAAGGCAGAGAGGGGCGGGTTGGGAAGTGGAGCAGAACGGTCACAGAGAAGG GGTCTCCATCACCCAACGCCATGCTTCGAGTCCTGCTCTCTGCCCAGGCCTCCAGTGCTCGGCTGTCTGGCCTGCTGCTGCTCCCACAAGTACAGCCCTACTGTCTGGGGCCCGGCAAATGGGGAGACCGGCCTCCTGGAGGAGCCCCCCATGCAGTCCCTGTGCAGGGGTTGCAGCGGCTTCTGGAACAGGCGAGGAGCCCTGGGGAGCTGCTGCGCTGGCTGGGCCAGAACCCCACCAAGGTGCGCGCCCACCACTACCCTGTGGCACTTCGTCGCCTGGGCCAGCTCTTGGGGTCTCAGCCACGACCCCCTCCTGTGGAGCAGGCCACACTTCAGGACTTGAGTCAGCTCATCATCCGAAACTGCCCCTCCTTTGACATTCACACCATCCACGTGTGTCTGCACCTTGCAGTCTTACTTG GCTTCCCATCAGATGGGCCCCTGGTGTGTGCCCTGGAGCAGGAGCAAAGGTTCCGCCTCCCTCCGAAGCCGCCTCCCCCTCTGCAGCCTGTCCTTCGCGCTGGGCTAAGGTTGGAAGCTGCTCTCAGCTGCCCCCGTTTCCAGCGGCATCCACAGCATCACCTCATCCGCAGCCTGGCAG AGGCCAGGCCAGAGGAACTGACGCCCCACGTGATGGTGCTCCTGGCCCAGCACTTGGCCCGCCACCGGTTGCGGGAGCCCCAGCTTCTGGAAGCCATTGCCCACTTCCTGGTGGCCCAGGAAGCCGAGCTCAACAGCAAG GTGATGGGCTGCTCTTGCTCCGCAGGTGGTACAGAAGTTGGTCCTGCCCTTTGGGCGACTGAACTACCTGCCTCTGGAACAGCAGTTTATGCCCTGCCTCGAGAGGATCCTGGCTCGGGAAGCAGGGGTGGCCCCCCTGGCAACTGTCAACATCTTGATGTCACTGTGCCAGCTGCGGTGTCTGCCCTTCCGAGCCCTGCactttgttttttccccaggTTTCATCAGCCACATCAGTG GCACCCCTCACGCCCTGATTGTGCGGCGCTACCTCTCCCTGCTAGACACGGCCGTGGAGCTGGAGCTCCCAGGATATCGGGGTCCCCGCCTTCCCCGAAGGCAACAAGTGCCCATCTTCCCCCAGCCACTCATCACCGACCGTGCCCGTTGCAAGTACAG TCACAAGGACATAGTAGCCGAGGGGCTGCGCCAGCTGCTGGGGGAGGAGAAGTATCGGCAGGACCTGACCGTGCCTCCAGGCTACTGCACAG CTCTTTCTCTCCATGCCCTGCAGACTTCCTGCTCTGTGTCAGCAGCTCTGGGGCTGTGCTCCCCGTGAGAACCCAGGACCCCTTCCTACCGTATCCTCCCCGGTCCTGTCCCTACACAACCCGTGACCCTGCCCAAAG CTACCCTTCGAGGAACTGGAGTCACAGAGAGGCCTGCCCCAGCTCAAGAGCTACCTGA
- the FASTK gene encoding fas-activated serine/threonine kinase isoform X10, whose protein sequence is MHVELPCKYPYAEHTEGLRVLFQRMEEGREGRVGKWSRTVTEKGSPSPNAMLRVLLSAQASSARLSGLLLLPQVQPYCLGPGKWGDRPPGGAPHAVPVQGLQRLLEQARSPGELLRWLGQNPTKVRAHHYPVALRRLGQLLGSQPRPPPVEQATLQDLSQLIIRNCPSFDIHTIHVCLHLAVLLGFPSDGPLVCALEQEQRFRLPPKPPPPLQPVLRAGLRLEAALSCPRFQRHPQHHLIRSLAEARPEELTPHVMVLLAQHLARHRLREPQLLEAIAHFLVAQEAELNSKVMGCSCSAGGTEVGPALWATELPASGTAVYALPREDPGSGSRGGPPGNCQHLDVTVPAAVSALPSPALCFFPRFHQPHQWHPSRPDCAALPLPARHGRGAGAPRISGSPPSPKATSAHLPPATHHRPCPLQVQSQGHSSRGAAPAAGGGEVSAGPDRASRLLHRLPALCQQLWGCAPRENPGPLPTVSSPVLSLHNP, encoded by the exons ATGCATGTGGAATTGCCTTGTAAATACCCCTACGCTGAGCACACTGAAGGATTACGAGTGCTGTTTCAAAGGATGGAAGAAGGCAGAGAGGGGCGGGTTGGGAAGTGGAGCAGAACGGTCACAGAGAAGG GGTCTCCATCACCCAACGCCATGCTTCGAGTCCTGCTCTCTGCCCAGGCCTCCAGTGCTCGGCTGTCTGGCCTGCTGCTGCTCCCACAAGTACAGCCCTACTGTCTGGGGCCCGGCAAATGGGGAGACCGGCCTCCTGGAGGAGCCCCCCATGCAGTCCCTGTGCAGGGGTTGCAGCGGCTTCTGGAACAGGCGAGGAGCCCTGGGGAGCTGCTGCGCTGGCTGGGCCAGAACCCCACCAAGGTGCGCGCCCACCACTACCCTGTGGCACTTCGTCGCCTGGGCCAGCTCTTGGGGTCTCAGCCACGACCCCCTCCTGTGGAGCAGGCCACACTTCAGGACTTGAGTCAGCTCATCATCCGAAACTGCCCCTCCTTTGACATTCACACCATCCACGTGTGTCTGCACCTTGCAGTCTTACTTG GCTTCCCATCAGATGGGCCCCTGGTGTGTGCCCTGGAGCAGGAGCAAAGGTTCCGCCTCCCTCCGAAGCCGCCTCCCCCTCTGCAGCCTGTCCTTCGCGCTGGGCTAAGGTTGGAAGCTGCTCTCAGCTGCCCCCGTTTCCAGCGGCATCCACAGCATCACCTCATCCGCAGCCTGGCAG AGGCCAGGCCAGAGGAACTGACGCCCCACGTGATGGTGCTCCTGGCCCAGCACTTGGCCCGCCACCGGTTGCGGGAGCCCCAGCTTCTGGAAGCCATTGCCCACTTCCTGGTGGCCCAGGAAGCCGAGCTCAACAGCAAG GTGATGGGCTGCTCTTGCTCCGCAGGTGGTACAGAAGTTGGTCCTGCCCTTTGGGCGACTGAACTACCTGCCTCTGGAACAGCAGTTTATGCCCTGCCTCGAGAGGATCCTGGCTCGGGAAGCAGGGGTGGCCCCCCTGGCAACTGTCAACATCTTGATGTCACTGTGCCAGCTGCGGTGTCTGCCCTTCCGAGCCCTGCactttgttttttccccaggTTTCATCAGCCACATCAGTG GCACCCCTCACGCCCTGATTGTGCGGCGCTACCTCTCCCTGCTAGACACGGCCGTGGAGCTGGAGCTCCCAGGATATCGGGGTCCCCGCCTTCCCCGAAGGCAACAAGTGCCCATCTTCCCCCAGCCACTCATCACCGACCGTGCCCGTTGCAAGTACAG TCACAAGGACATAGTAGCCGAGGGGCTGCGCCAGCTGCTGGGGGAGGAGAAGTATCGGCAGGACCTGACCGTGCCTCCAGGCTACTGCACAG ACTTCCTGCTCTGTGTCAGCAGCTCTGGGGCTGTGCTCCCCGTGAGAACCCAGGACCCCTTCCTACCGTATCCTCCCCGGTCCTGTCCCTACACAACCCGTGA